From Apium graveolens cultivar Ventura chromosome 9, ASM990537v1, whole genome shotgun sequence, the proteins below share one genomic window:
- the LOC141685467 gene encoding uncharacterized protein LOC141685467 translates to MENLDDEDLDPDSTQRRHVSLREYYCYKIMIRTSEGLTPHLAGRLWQQYVMDYKGDHDSMHVGKAVILPASFIGSQRYMSQYFKDSLAICRASHPSLFLTMTCNSKWPEIQEMLKLLPNVDLVDAPDIISHVFKLKLDQLLDLIKKKNYFGKCIGVMHVIEFQKRGLPHVHMLIWLSPESIPNSIEKVDQLVSAEIPDKNSDPIAYEAVKNYMMHEPCVKDLYTSPCMVKGKYMRHFPKRFNGNTYFDDCGFPVYRRRNTGRVINKKGINLDNQYVVPYNRDLLLRFQCHINLEICNSSRSLKYLFNYCLKGHDTATILLKKKSNKSGSEQTARSVKNLDEVKNFLDGRYVCASEASWRIFGFDIHHRSPSVERLPIHLQIWRMCAITRLPKKSKLEAWFVANSEFPQARNFTCKGALSFSQLRTIDGTRYDTFKEACGTLGLLNNYKQWHDALEENAFLAMPTQICAMRKISDNIHLTLSEYEIQNYALAEIEKLLNDVGKSLRDFHMTPFPDERFFLTFVNRLIVEETSYNKEELRLNHDKAHKNLNSRQLDVYNAVVDNVNKNKGGMFFVYGSGGCGKTFLWQTLCSRFRSEGTIVLPVAGS, encoded by the exons ATGGagaatttagatgatgaagaCCTTGATCCTGACTCAACACAGAGGCGACATGTTTCACTAAGAGAATATTATTGTTACAAGATTATGATACGCACTTCTGAAG GTTTAACGCCACACCTTGCAGGACGTTTGTGGCAACAATATGTTATGGATTA TAAAGGAGACCATGATTCAATGCATGTTGGAAAAGCTGTTATACTGCCTGCTTCATTCATTGGATCCCAACGATACATGTCTCAATACTTTAAGGATTCCTTGGCGATATGTCGTGCAAGTCATCCATCCTTATTCCTCACCATGACTTGCAACTCAAAGTGGCCAGAGATACAAGAAATGCTTAAATTGTTGCCCAATGTTGATCTTGTTGATGCACCGGATATTATTTCTCACGTGTTTAAACTGAAGCTTGATCAGCTATTAGATTTGATTAAAAAGAAGAACTACTTTGGAAAGTGTATAGGAG TTATGCATGTAATTGAATTCCAGAAGCGTGGTTTGCCACACGTGCATATGCTAATCTGGCTGAGCCCTGAAAGCATACCTAATTCTATTGAAAAGGTTGACCAGTTGGTTTCTGCTGAAATACCAGATAAGAATTCTGATCCTATAGCATATGAAGCTGTTAAAAACTACATGATGCATGAACCTTGTGTTAAAGACTTATACACATCTCCATGTATGGTTAAAGGAAAATACATGCGTCATTTCCCAAAGAG GTTTAATGGTAATACCTATTTTGACGATTGTGGTTTTCCTGTTTATCGGAGGCGTAACACTGGTAGAGTTATCAACAAAAAAGGGATCAACCTTGACAATCAATATGTAGTTCCATATAATCGAGATCTTTTATTGCGGTTTCAGTGTCATATAAATCTGGAAATTTGCAACAGTTCAAGATCGTTGAAATATCTCTTCAATTACTGTTTAAAGGGTCATGACACTGCTACAATATTATTGAAGAAGAAAAGTAACAAATCAGGGAGTGAACAAACTGCAAGATCCGTGAAAAATTTGGATGAGGTAAAGAATTTTCTTGATGGTAGATATGTTTGTGCATCTGAGGCATCTTGGAGGATTTTTGGGTTTGACATTCACCATCGTTCCCCAAGTGTTGAACGCTTACCAATACATCTGCAGATTTGGAGAATGTGTGCAATAACGCGACTTCCAAAAAAAAGTAAACTAGAGGCTTGGTTTGTAGCTAACAGTGAATTTCCACAAGCTCGAAATTTTAC ATGTAAAGGTGCTTTATCTTTCTCTCAGTTGCGCACTATTGATGGAACTAGATATGATACATTTAAGGAAGCATGTGGTACTCTTGGTCTGTTGAATAATTACAAGCAATGGCATGATGCTTTGGAAGAAAATGCATTCTTAGCTATGCCAACCCAAATTTGTGCTAT GCGTAAGATTTCAGATAACATTCATTTAACACTGTCCGAGTATGAAATCCAGAACTATGCTTTAGCAG AGATTGAAAAGTTGTTAAATGATGTTGGTAAGTCCTTAAGAGATTTTCATATGACGCCATTTCCCGACGAACGATTTTTCCTCACTTTTGTCAATCGTCTTATTGTTGAGGAAACTAGCTACAATAAAGAAGAATTGAGACTTAATCATGACAAAGCTCATAAAAATCTGAACTCAAGGCAGCTGGATGTATATAATGCAGTTGTTGATAATGTAAACAAAAATAAAGGTGGAATGTTTTTTGTTTACGGGAGCGGTGGATGCGGTAAAACGTTTCTTTGGCAAACTCTTTGTTCACGTTTTCGATCAGAAGGAACGATTGTTCTTCCTGTTGCAGGCTCGTGA